In a single window of the Streptomyces sp. NBC_00285 genome:
- the eno gene encoding phosphopyruvate hydratase, with protein sequence MPSIDVVVAREILDSRGNPTVEVEVGLDDGSTGRAAVPSGASTGAFEAIELRDGDPNRYFGKGVEKAVLAVIEQIGPELVGYDATEQRLIDQAMFDLDATDNKGSLGANAILGVSLAVAHAASEASDLPLFRYLGGPNAHLLPVPMMNILNGGSHADSNVDIQEFMIAPIGAESFSEALRWGAEVYHTLKKVLKTKGLSTGLGDEGGFAPNLESNRAALDLIVEAIKQAGYIPGEQIGLALDVAASEFYKDGKYEFEGKSRSAAEMTEYYEELVAAYPLVSIEDPLYEDDWAGWNVITAKLGDKVQIVGDDLFVTNPERLARGIEEGSANALLVKVNQIGSLTETLDAVEMAQRNGFKCMMSHRSGETEDVTIADLAVAVNCGQIKTGAPARSDRVAKYNQLLRIEEILDDAAVYAGRSAFPRFKG encoded by the coding sequence GTGCCGTCCATCGACGTCGTCGTAGCCCGGGAAATCCTCGACTCGCGAGGGAACCCCACCGTCGAGGTCGAGGTCGGCCTCGACGACGGCAGCACGGGTCGTGCCGCCGTTCCGTCCGGCGCCTCCACGGGTGCCTTCGAGGCCATCGAGCTGCGTGACGGTGACCCCAACCGCTACTTCGGCAAGGGCGTCGAGAAGGCCGTCCTCGCGGTCATCGAGCAGATCGGCCCGGAGCTCGTCGGCTACGACGCCACCGAGCAGCGCCTGATCGACCAGGCGATGTTCGACCTGGACGCCACCGACAACAAGGGCTCGCTCGGCGCCAACGCCATCCTCGGCGTCTCCCTCGCCGTCGCCCACGCCGCCTCCGAGGCCAGCGACCTCCCCCTCTTCCGCTACCTGGGCGGCCCGAACGCGCACCTGCTGCCGGTGCCGATGATGAACATCCTGAACGGCGGCTCGCACGCCGACTCGAACGTGGACATCCAGGAGTTCATGATCGCCCCGATCGGCGCGGAGTCCTTCTCCGAGGCGCTGCGCTGGGGCGCCGAGGTCTACCACACCCTCAAGAAGGTGCTGAAGACCAAGGGCCTGTCCACCGGCCTGGGCGACGAGGGCGGCTTCGCCCCGAACCTGGAGTCGAACCGCGCCGCGCTCGACCTCATCGTCGAGGCCATCAAGCAGGCCGGTTACATCCCCGGCGAGCAGATCGGCCTCGCGCTCGACGTCGCCGCGTCCGAGTTCTACAAGGACGGCAAGTACGAGTTCGAGGGCAAGTCCCGCTCGGCCGCCGAGATGACCGAGTACTACGAGGAGCTCGTCGCCGCGTACCCGCTGGTCTCCATCGAGGACCCGCTGTACGAGGACGACTGGGCCGGCTGGAACGTCATCACCGCGAAGCTGGGCGACAAGGTCCAGATCGTCGGCGACGACCTCTTCGTCACCAACCCGGAGCGCCTCGCCCGCGGCATCGAGGAGGGCTCCGCCAACGCCCTGCTCGTCAAGGTGAACCAGATCGGCTCGCTGACCGAGACCCTGGACGCCGTCGAGATGGCCCAGCGCAACGGCTTCAAGTGCATGATGTCCCACCGTTCCGGCGAGACCGAGGACGTCACCATCGCCGACCTCGCCGTCGCCGTGAACTGCGGTCAGATCAAGACCGGCGCCCCGGCCCGCTCGGACCGCGTCGCCAAGTACAACCAGCTGCTGCGCATCGAGGAGATCCTCGACGACGCGGCGGTCTACGCCGGCCGCAGCGCCTTCCCCCGCTTCAAGGGCTGA
- a CDS encoding helix-turn-helix domain-containing protein has translation MANALQQLIRERLDRKGWSYGDVARRGGIPRSTVHHLATAERVVRMPQSTTLEGLSKGLELPLDTVRRSAAEACGIHVYGTPAGQDSEGAARPADPEVDLLIASVQQLSADDRRHVAALVESLLDRSTPPAPKK, from the coding sequence GTGGCCAACGCACTCCAGCAGTTGATCCGTGAGCGCCTGGACCGCAAGGGCTGGTCCTACGGCGATGTGGCGCGCCGCGGTGGCATCCCGCGCTCCACCGTCCACCACCTGGCGACCGCCGAGCGCGTCGTCCGCATGCCCCAGTCGACCACCCTGGAGGGCCTGTCCAAGGGACTGGAACTCCCGTTGGACACCGTGCGCCGCTCCGCCGCCGAGGCCTGCGGCATCCACGTGTACGGCACCCCGGCCGGCCAGGACTCCGAGGGCGCCGCCCGCCCGGCCGACCCCGAGGTGGATCTGCTGATCGCCAGCGTCCAGCAACTCTCGGCCGACGACCGCCGCCACGTCGCCGCCCTCGTGGAGTCCCTCCTGGACCGCTCCACGCCCCCCGCACCGAAGAAGTGA
- a CDS encoding DUF501 domain-containing protein, whose amino-acid sequence METPPPSTPRTEPTDADVEAFKQQLGRPPRGLRAIAHRCPCGQPDVVETAPRLPDGTPFPTTYYLTCPRAASAIGTLEANGVMKEMTERLQTDPELAAAYRAAHEDYIARRDAIEVLEGFPSAGGMPDRVKCLHVLVGHSLAAGPGVNPLGDEAIAMLPQWWAKGPCVTSASAEEETR is encoded by the coding sequence ATGGAAACGCCCCCGCCCTCCACCCCCCGCACCGAGCCGACCGACGCGGATGTCGAGGCCTTCAAGCAGCAGCTCGGACGGCCGCCGCGCGGACTGCGGGCGATCGCGCACCGCTGCCCCTGCGGACAGCCGGACGTGGTGGAGACGGCCCCGCGCCTCCCCGACGGCACGCCCTTCCCGACGACGTACTACCTGACGTGCCCGCGCGCCGCCTCGGCGATCGGCACCCTTGAGGCGAACGGCGTCATGAAGGAGATGACGGAGCGGCTGCAGACCGACCCTGAGCTCGCGGCGGCCTACCGGGCCGCGCACGAGGACTACATCGCGCGCCGCGACGCCATCGAGGTCCTGGAGGGCTTCCCGAGCGCGGGCGGCATGCCGGACCGGGTGAAGTGCCTGCACGTCCTGGTGGGACACTCGCTGGCCGCGGGCCCGGGGGTCAACCCGCTGGGCGACGAGGCGATCGCGATGCTGCCGCAGTGGTGGGCGAAGGGGCCGTGCGTGACGTCGGCCTCGGCCGAGGAGGAGACCCGATGA
- a CDS encoding type II toxin-antitoxin system Phd/YefM family antitoxin, producing MTEDTVTIREARAHLAERINLAEEGTPTVITRNGTPVAAVVPIADFEALEEAADVMLAREAEAVLAANGPTVTMAELLADLFTEHGEGAA from the coding sequence ATGACCGAGGACACCGTGACCATACGGGAAGCCCGCGCCCATCTCGCGGAGCGCATCAACCTGGCCGAGGAAGGCACCCCGACGGTCATCACTCGCAACGGCACTCCGGTGGCTGCCGTGGTGCCGATCGCGGACTTCGAAGCCCTGGAAGAGGCGGCCGACGTCATGTTGGCCCGAGAGGCCGAAGCGGTCCTGGCCGCGAACGGCCCCACCGTGACCATGGCCGAGCTGCTGGCAGATCTGTTCACCGAGCACGGTGAAGGCGCCGCGTGA
- a CDS encoding type II toxin-antitoxin system RelE family toxin: protein MKYAFRFTTAAQRQLRAISRFDAMRILTALTALGDDPYREDADVKKLTGPSGLYRLRVGSYRVAYQINDGELVILVVKVGDRRDVYRNL from the coding sequence GTGAAGTACGCCTTCCGGTTCACCACGGCGGCGCAGCGGCAGCTCCGGGCCATCAGTCGATTCGACGCCATGCGCATCCTGACCGCGCTGACCGCACTCGGTGACGACCCGTATCGCGAGGACGCCGACGTCAAGAAGCTCACCGGCCCGTCGGGGCTCTACCGGCTGCGGGTCGGAAGCTACCGGGTCGCCTACCAGATCAACGATGGCGAACTCGTCATCCTCGTCGTCAAGGTGGGCGACCGGCGGGACGTGTACCGCAACCTGTAG
- a CDS encoding class I SAM-dependent methyltransferase — MADVAQRLRELFEKLLGVPLPVRVRAWDGSEAGPPNAPVLVVRNRRAVRRLLWKPGELGLARAWVAGDLGIEGDLYTALGLISGLVWERGEDARGLRQALRDPEVRAAVRGLVALAGPPLPPAPPPEEVRRPRRHLHTKRSDRRAISHHYDVGNDFYELVLGPSMVYSCAYWEAPGPDGTLERAQRDKLDLVCRKLGLRPGHRLLDVGCGWGSMAVHAAREYGASVVGVTLSHEQAAYARKRVAEEGLTDRIEIRVQDYRDVADGPYDAISSIGMAEHVGAERYLEYAEDLLKLLQPGGRLLNHQIARRPHRDESAYTLDGFIDAYVFPDGELAPLGTTVTQLERAGFEVRDVESIREHYALTLRGWVTNLEGEWTRAARLAGAGRARVWLLYMAACALAFERNRIGVNQVLAVRAPESGASGLPLRARTWN, encoded by the coding sequence ATGGCAGATGTCGCGCAGCGGCTCAGAGAACTCTTCGAAAAGCTGCTGGGAGTACCGCTACCGGTGCGGGTCCGCGCCTGGGACGGGTCGGAGGCCGGGCCCCCGAACGCGCCCGTGCTGGTCGTGCGCAACCGGCGGGCCGTACGCCGGCTGCTGTGGAAGCCGGGTGAGCTGGGACTCGCGCGGGCGTGGGTGGCGGGGGACCTGGGCATCGAAGGGGACCTGTACACCGCCCTCGGACTGATCTCGGGGCTGGTGTGGGAGCGCGGCGAGGACGCCCGCGGTCTCCGCCAGGCGCTGCGTGACCCCGAGGTCCGGGCCGCCGTACGCGGGCTCGTCGCCCTCGCCGGACCGCCGCTGCCGCCCGCCCCGCCTCCCGAGGAGGTCCGCAGGCCGCGCCGTCATCTGCACACCAAGCGCTCCGACAGACGCGCCATCAGCCACCACTACGACGTCGGCAACGACTTCTACGAGCTCGTCCTCGGGCCGTCGATGGTGTACTCCTGCGCCTACTGGGAGGCCCCCGGGCCCGACGGCACCCTGGAGCGCGCCCAGCGCGACAAGCTCGACCTCGTCTGCCGCAAGCTCGGACTCCGGCCCGGACACAGGCTCCTCGACGTCGGCTGCGGCTGGGGCTCGATGGCCGTCCACGCCGCCCGCGAGTACGGCGCGAGCGTCGTCGGCGTCACCCTCTCCCACGAGCAGGCGGCCTACGCCCGCAAGCGCGTCGCCGAGGAAGGGCTCACCGACCGGATCGAGATCCGGGTGCAGGACTACCGGGACGTCGCCGACGGGCCGTACGACGCGATCTCCTCCATCGGTATGGCCGAACACGTCGGCGCCGAACGGTACTTGGAGTACGCCGAGGACCTGCTGAAGCTGCTCCAGCCGGGTGGGCGGCTGCTCAACCACCAGATCGCCAGGCGCCCGCACCGCGACGAATCGGCGTACACCCTCGACGGGTTCATCGACGCCTACGTCTTCCCCGACGGCGAACTCGCCCCCCTCGGCACCACCGTCACCCAACTGGAGCGCGCCGGGTTCGAGGTGCGGGACGTCGAGTCGATCCGTGAGCACTACGCCCTCACCCTGCGCGGCTGGGTCACCAACCTGGAGGGCGAGTGGACGCGTGCGGCGCGGCTCGCCGGGGCCGGCCGGGCCCGGGTCTGGCTGCTGTACATGGCCGCCTGCGCCCTCGCCTTCGAACGCAACCGCATCGGCGTCAACCAGGTCCTCGCCGTCAGAGCTCCCGAGTCCGGCGCCTCCGGGCTGCCGTTGCGCGCCCGCACCTGGAACTGA
- a CDS encoding ABC transporter permease: MFRTALRNVFAHKARLLMTVLAVMLGVAFVSGTLVFTNTISEAYQKSSAKGFGQVDVAVTAKSEEDKGNTIGKSHKLTQALLDRSAEVPGAAKAIGVVSGFTAIADKDGKLIGGGFQSQGGNYSGTEDPRYPLAKGSAPHGANQVAIDSETAKRTGYKIGDTVRLSVDGPVLKPTVTGIFTTDDGNVAAGGSLALFDTATAQKLFGKPGTYDEIDVKAAAGTSQSALQAALLKALPADRVETTTGKELADSQAKLISSQMSGMKQGLLVFAGIALFVGTFIITNTFTMLVAQRTRELALLRAVGASRRQVTRSVLAEAFLVGLVAAVTGLVAGIGIGAGLRSLMGSLGATVPDGPLVITPGTIGAALAVGVLITMLAAWLPGRRAAKIPPVAAMSSLHAKATTKSLVLRNTLGALFSGAGVAVVLAATTMEGSDGQAPMGMGAVLLIIGVFILTPLLSRPLIAAAAPAMRVFGISGKLARQNSVRNPRRTAATASALMIGLTLITGMTVMAGSLQKSIDKMATSAIRADYVVSMANGNELSPDVEKKLRNVADVTAVSPLRNAVARIDGDTEYLTGVNGSAIGALTDLKVDDGAFEVGGTKVVVDKDRAKSFGWRAGSTFTAHYEDGKAQKLTVSGVYEGNELISGIMLDTATVSPHLTDVTDMQVMLKTSGGVSDATKDRLEKALGSNPAIKVQDKKDLSDSIAQMFTLMLNMLYGLLAMAVIVAVLGVVNTLAMSVFERSQEIGMLRAIGLDRKGIKRMVRLESLVISLFGGVLGIGLGVFFGWAAGELLGTKMPTYELVVPWARMAVFLLLAATVGILAALWPARRAARMNMLAAIKAE; the protein is encoded by the coding sequence ATGTTCCGCACCGCCCTGCGCAACGTGTTCGCGCACAAGGCCAGACTGCTGATGACCGTGCTCGCCGTGATGCTCGGCGTGGCGTTCGTGTCCGGCACGCTGGTCTTCACCAACACCATCTCCGAGGCCTACCAGAAGAGTTCGGCCAAGGGCTTCGGCCAGGTCGACGTGGCCGTCACCGCCAAGTCCGAGGAGGACAAGGGCAACACGATCGGCAAGAGCCACAAGCTGACGCAGGCTCTGCTGGACCGGAGCGCCGAGGTGCCGGGCGCGGCCAAGGCGATCGGCGTCGTCAGCGGCTTCACCGCCATCGCCGACAAGGACGGCAAGCTCATCGGCGGCGGATTCCAGTCGCAGGGCGGCAACTACTCGGGCACCGAGGACCCCCGGTACCCGCTGGCGAAGGGCTCGGCGCCGCACGGCGCGAACCAGGTCGCGATCGACTCCGAGACGGCGAAGCGGACCGGCTACAAGATCGGCGACACCGTGCGCCTCTCGGTCGACGGCCCGGTCCTGAAGCCCACCGTCACCGGCATCTTCACCACCGACGACGGCAATGTCGCGGCCGGCGGCAGCCTCGCGCTGTTCGACACGGCCACCGCCCAGAAGCTGTTCGGCAAGCCGGGAACGTACGACGAGATCGACGTGAAGGCAGCCGCCGGCACCTCCCAGAGCGCGTTGCAGGCCGCTCTGCTCAAGGCGCTCCCCGCCGACCGGGTGGAGACCACGACCGGCAAGGAACTCGCCGACTCCCAGGCGAAGTTGATTTCCTCGCAGATGAGCGGGATGAAGCAGGGCCTGCTGGTCTTCGCGGGCATCGCGCTGTTCGTCGGCACCTTCATCATCACCAACACCTTCACCATGCTGGTCGCCCAGCGCACCAGGGAACTCGCGCTGCTGCGGGCGGTCGGCGCGTCCCGCAGGCAGGTCACCCGGTCGGTACTGGCCGAGGCGTTCCTGGTCGGTCTGGTGGCCGCCGTGACGGGCCTGGTCGCCGGTATCGGCATCGGGGCCGGACTGCGCTCGCTGATGGGCTCGCTCGGCGCCACCGTCCCGGACGGGCCGCTCGTCATCACGCCGGGCACCATCGGCGCGGCCCTCGCGGTCGGCGTCCTGATCACCATGCTCGCGGCCTGGCTGCCGGGCCGCAGAGCGGCGAAGATCCCGCCGGTCGCCGCGATGAGCAGCCTGCACGCGAAGGCGACCACCAAGTCGCTGGTGCTGCGCAACACGCTGGGCGCGCTGTTCAGCGGCGCGGGTGTCGCCGTCGTCCTCGCGGCGACGACGATGGAGGGCTCCGACGGTCAGGCCCCCATGGGCATGGGCGCGGTCCTGCTGATCATCGGCGTCTTCATCCTCACCCCGCTCCTCTCCCGCCCGCTGATCGCGGCGGCGGCCCCGGCCATGCGCGTGTTCGGCATCTCGGGGAAGCTGGCCCGTCAGAACTCGGTGCGCAACCCGCGCCGTACGGCCGCCACCGCCTCCGCGCTGATGATCGGCCTCACCCTGATCACCGGGATGACGGTGATGGCGGGCAGCCTCCAGAAGTCGATCGACAAGATGGCGACGTCGGCGATCAGGGCGGACTACGTCGTCTCCATGGCGAACGGCAACGAGCTCTCGCCGGACGTCGAGAAGAAGCTGCGGAACGTCGCCGACGTCACCGCGGTGAGCCCGCTGCGCAACGCGGTCGCCCGCATCGACGGCGATACCGAGTACCTGACCGGCGTGAACGGCTCGGCCATCGGCGCTCTGACCGACCTGAAGGTCGACGACGGCGCGTTCGAGGTCGGCGGCACCAAGGTGGTCGTGGACAAGGACAGGGCCAAGTCCTTCGGCTGGAGGGCGGGTTCGACCTTCACCGCCCACTACGAGGACGGCAAGGCGCAGAAGCTCACGGTCTCCGGGGTCTACGAGGGCAACGAGCTGATCAGCGGCATCATGCTCGACACCGCGACGGTCTCACCGCACCTGACCGACGTGACCGACATGCAGGTCATGCTGAAGACGTCGGGCGGTGTCTCCGACGCCACGAAGGACAGGCTGGAGAAGGCCCTCGGCTCCAACCCGGCCATCAAGGTCCAGGACAAGAAGGACCTGTCCGACTCCATCGCGCAGATGTTCACGCTGATGCTGAACATGCTCTACGGCCTGCTCGCCATGGCGGTGATCGTCGCCGTTCTCGGGGTCGTCAACACCCTGGCGATGTCGGTCTTCGAGCGCTCCCAGGAGATCGGCATGCTCCGCGCGATCGGCCTGGACCGCAAGGGCATCAAGCGGATGGTCCGTCTGGAGTCCCTGGTCATCTCGCTCTTCGGCGGGGTGCTCGGCATCGGTCTGGGCGTGTTCTTCGGCTGGGCGGCCGGTGAGCTCCTCGGCACGAAGATGCCGACGTACGAACTCGTCGTGCCCTGGGCCAGGATGGCGGTCTTCCTTCTCCTGGCGGCGACGGTGGGCATCCTCGCGGCGCTGTGGCCGGCCCGCAGGGCGGCCCGGATGAACATGCTGGCCGCCATCAAGGCGGAGTAG
- a CDS encoding ABC transporter ATP-binding protein, with protein sequence MTTTPVAGRATAVAARATDLSKIYGQGETQVVALDRVTFEFRQAEFTAIMGPSGSGKSTLMHCVAGLDTFSSGSVRIGETELGSLKDRQLTKLRRDKIGFIFQAFNLLPTLTALENITLPMDIAGRKPDKEWLDSVIRMVGLRDRLSHRPSQLSGGQQQRVAVARALASKPEIIFGDEPTGNLDSRAGAEILGFLRNSVRELGQTVVMVTHDPVAAAYADRVVFLADGRIVDEMYKPTADNVLDFLKRFDAKGRTS encoded by the coding sequence GTGACCACCACACCAGTCGCCGGCCGTGCCACCGCCGTGGCCGCACGCGCCACGGATCTGTCGAAGATCTACGGACAGGGCGAGACCCAGGTGGTCGCCCTGGACCGGGTCACCTTCGAGTTCCGGCAGGCCGAGTTCACCGCGATCATGGGCCCCTCCGGCTCCGGCAAGTCCACCCTGATGCACTGCGTGGCCGGCCTGGACACCTTCTCCTCCGGTTCGGTCCGGATCGGTGAGACCGAGCTGGGCTCGTTGAAGGACAGGCAGCTGACCAAGCTGCGGCGGGACAAGATCGGTTTCATCTTCCAGGCGTTCAACCTGCTGCCGACGTTGACGGCCCTGGAGAACATCACGCTCCCGATGGACATCGCCGGCCGCAAGCCTGACAAGGAGTGGTTGGATTCGGTCATCCGGATGGTCGGCCTGCGGGACCGTCTCAGTCACCGCCCCTCGCAGCTCTCCGGCGGTCAGCAGCAGCGCGTCGCCGTGGCCCGGGCACTGGCCTCCAAGCCCGAGATCATCTTCGGTGACGAGCCGACCGGAAACCTCGACTCGCGCGCCGGTGCCGAGATCCTGGGCTTCCTGCGCAACTCCGTACGGGAGTTGGGGCAGACGGTGGTCATGGTGACCCACGACCCGGTGGCCGCGGCCTACGCGGACCGGGTGGTGTTCCTCGCGGACGGCCGGATCGTGGACGAGATGTACAAGCCCACCGCCGACAACGTGCTCGACTTCCTGAAGCGGTTCGACGCGAAGGGCCGTACCTCCTGA
- a CDS encoding Ppx/GppA phosphatase family protein produces MTRVAAVDCGTNSIRLLVADADPRTGELVDLDRRMTIVRLGQGVDRTGRLAPEALERTFAACREYAAVIKELGAERLRFVATSASRDAENRDEFVRGVIDILGVEPEVISGDQEAGFSFTGATKELTGSDHLARPYLVVDIGGGSTEFVVGDDHVRAARSVDVGCVRMTERHLVLDGKITDPPTAEQIAAMRADIEAALDLAEETVPLREARTLVGLAGSVTTVAAIALGLDEYDSARIHHSRIGRDRVKGISDALLKATHEQRAAHPAMHPGRVDVIGAGALVLLSIMERIGAEEVVVSEHDILDGIAWSLA; encoded by the coding sequence ATGACCCGCGTCGCCGCCGTCGACTGCGGTACGAACTCCATCCGGCTTCTCGTCGCCGACGCCGACCCGCGGACGGGTGAGCTCGTCGACCTGGACCGGCGGATGACCATCGTGCGGCTCGGCCAGGGCGTCGACCGGACCGGCCGGCTCGCCCCCGAGGCGCTGGAGCGGACCTTCGCCGCGTGCCGGGAGTACGCGGCGGTCATCAAGGAGCTCGGCGCCGAGCGGCTGCGGTTCGTGGCCACCTCGGCCTCCCGGGACGCCGAGAACCGGGACGAGTTCGTCCGTGGGGTCATCGACATCCTCGGGGTCGAGCCCGAGGTCATCTCCGGCGACCAGGAGGCCGGGTTCTCCTTCACCGGGGCGACCAAGGAGCTCACCGGCAGCGACCACCTCGCCAGGCCGTACCTGGTCGTGGACATCGGGGGCGGTTCGACGGAGTTCGTCGTGGGCGACGACCATGTGCGCGCCGCACGTTCCGTGGACGTGGGCTGTGTGCGGATGACCGAGCGGCACCTGGTCTTGGACGGGAAGATCACCGACCCGCCCACCGCGGAGCAGATCGCGGCGATGCGCGCCGACATCGAGGCCGCTCTCGACCTGGCCGAGGAGACCGTGCCGCTGCGCGAGGCGCGCACCTTGGTCGGACTGGCCGGCTCGGTCACGACCGTCGCGGCGATCGCGCTGGGACTGGACGAGTACGACTCCGCGAGGATCCACCACTCACGGATCGGCCGCGATCGAGTGAAGGGCATCAGCGACGCCCTCCTCAAGGCCACCCATGAACAGCGCGCGGCACATCCGGCGATGCATCCGGGGCGCGTGGACGTCATCGGCGCGGGGGCTCTCGTACTGCTGTCGATCATGGAGCGGATCGGCGCCGAGGAGGTCGTCGTGAGCGAGCACGACATCCTCGACGGCATCGCGTGGTCTTTGGCCTGA
- a CDS encoding FtsB family cell division protein: MAVKDRDRFSTTTRIKLLGEQTAARVYRSQTKRQARRSRLTGRAALLALVLCTLVVALAYPIRQYVSQRAEIADLQREQAQAAARVEKLRDLKARWQDDAYAEQQIRQRLHYVMPGETGFIVVDPDAAKQSRTDLGAADRPWYTNVWDGVDKSDASDR; the protein is encoded by the coding sequence ATGGCCGTGAAGGACCGGGACCGGTTCTCCACCACGACCAGGATCAAGCTGCTCGGCGAACAGACGGCGGCCCGCGTCTACCGCTCCCAGACGAAACGGCAGGCGCGCCGTTCCCGGCTGACCGGCCGGGCCGCGCTGCTGGCCCTCGTGCTGTGCACGCTGGTGGTGGCGCTGGCGTACCCGATAAGGCAGTACGTCTCCCAGCGCGCTGAGATCGCCGACCTCCAGCGGGAGCAGGCGCAGGCCGCCGCGCGGGTCGAGAAGCTGCGCGACCTCAAGGCACGCTGGCAGGACGACGCGTACGCGGAGCAGCAGATCCGGCAGCGGCTGCACTACGTGATGCCGGGGGAGACGGGCTTCATCGTCGTCGACCCGGACGCGGCCAAGCAGTCCCGCACCGACCTCGGCGCGGCCGACCGGCCCTGGTACACCAACGTCTGGGACGGCGTCGACAAGTCCGACGCCTCCGACCGCTGA
- a CDS encoding NAD(P)/FAD-dependent oxidoreductase — MSTTERPRILVVGGGYVGLYAARRILKKMRYGEATVTVVDPRSYMTYQPFLPETAAGNISPRHVVVPLRRVLPKAEVLTGRVTTIDQDRKVATIAPLVGEAYELPFDYLVIALGAVSRTFPIPGLAEQGIGMKGVEEAIGLRNHVLEQLDKADSTKDEEIRRKALTFVFVGGGFAGAETIGEVEDMARDAAKYYTNVSREDMRFILVDAADKILPEVGPKLGQYGKEHLESRGVEIYLSTSMDSCVDGHVVLKNGLEVDSSTIVWTAGVKPNPVLSRYGLPLGPRGHVDTQATLQVQGTDYIWAAGDNAQVPDLVGRKAGNENAWCPPNAQHALRQARVLGDNVISGLRGFPQKEYSHGNKGAVAGLGLHKGVAMIVMGKMKIKVKGRLAWYMHRGYHGLAMPTWNRKVRVFADWTLGMFLKREVVSLGAMEHPREEFYEAARPVPAAEPKKTEAKAS; from the coding sequence ATGAGCACCACGGAGCGTCCCAGGATCCTCGTAGTAGGCGGTGGGTACGTAGGCCTGTACGCAGCTCGGCGCATCCTCAAGAAGATGCGCTACGGCGAGGCGACCGTCACGGTCGTCGACCCCCGGTCGTACATGACCTACCAGCCCTTCCTTCCCGAAACCGCCGCCGGCAACATCTCCCCGCGCCATGTCGTCGTCCCGTTGCGACGCGTGCTGCCCAAGGCGGAGGTCCTCACCGGCCGGGTCACCACCATCGACCAGGACCGCAAGGTCGCCACGATCGCCCCGCTGGTCGGCGAGGCGTACGAGCTGCCCTTCGACTACCTGGTGATCGCGCTCGGCGCGGTCTCCCGCACCTTCCCGATCCCCGGCCTCGCCGAGCAGGGCATCGGTATGAAGGGTGTCGAGGAGGCCATCGGCCTGCGCAACCACGTCCTCGAGCAGCTCGACAAGGCCGACTCCACGAAGGACGAGGAGATCCGCCGCAAGGCGCTCACCTTCGTCTTCGTCGGCGGTGGCTTCGCGGGCGCCGAGACCATCGGCGAGGTCGAGGACATGGCCCGCGACGCGGCCAAGTACTACACCAACGTCTCGCGCGAGGACATGCGGTTCATCCTCGTCGACGCCGCCGACAAGATCCTGCCGGAGGTCGGCCCCAAGCTGGGCCAGTACGGCAAGGAGCACCTGGAGAGCCGCGGCGTGGAGATCTACCTCTCCACCTCGATGGACTCCTGCGTCGACGGCCACGTGGTGCTCAAGAACGGCCTGGAGGTCGACTCCAGCACCATCGTGTGGACCGCCGGCGTCAAGCCGAACCCGGTCCTGTCCCGCTACGGCCTCCCGCTGGGCCCGCGCGGCCACGTGGACACCCAGGCCACGCTCCAGGTGCAGGGCACCGACTACATCTGGGCCGCCGGCGACAACGCCCAGGTCCCGGACCTCGTCGGCCGCAAGGCCGGCAACGAGAACGCCTGGTGCCCGCCGAACGCCCAGCACGCCCTGCGTCAGGCGCGCGTCCTCGGTGACAACGTGATCTCCGGTCTGCGGGGCTTCCCGCAGAAGGAGTACAGCCACGGCAACAAGGGCGCTGTCGCGGGTCTCGGCCTGCACAAGGGCGTCGCGATGATCGTCATGGGCAAGATGAAGATCAAGGTCAAGGGCCGTCTCGCCTGGTACATGCACCGTGGCTACCACGGTCTGGCCATGCCGACCTGGAACCGCAAGGTCCGCGTCTTCGCCGACTGGACCCTCGGTATGTTCCTCAAGCGCGAGGTCGTCTCCCTCGGCGCGATGGAGCACCCGCGCGAGGAGTTCTACGAGGCCGCGCGCCCCGTGCCCGCCGCCGAGCCGAAGAAGACCGAGGCGAAGGCCTCCTGA